A stretch of DNA from Promicromonospora sukumoe:
CTGACGCCGCTCCCGGCGCCGTGCGGAGCTCACCGCTGGTCGTCGTGCTGGCGGGCGGCCTGTCGCACGAGCGGGACGTGTCCCTGCGCTCGGGCCGCCGGGTCGCCGAGGCGCTGCGCTCCACCGGCCTGGAGGTCCTCCTGCACGACGTCGACGCCGACCTCCTGTCGTTCCTGCGCACGACCCGGCCCGACGTCGTCTGGCCGTTGCTGCACGGCGCCTCCGGCGAGGACGGCTCCGTCCGCGACGTGCTCGACATGGCCGGCCTGCCCTACGTGGGCACCGGTCCACGTGCGAGCCGCCTGGTCTGGAACAAGCCGATCTCGAAGTCCGCGCTGCTCGACGCGGGTCTGGCGACCCCGGACTACGTGACTCTCCCGCAGAGCCTCTTCCGCGACCTCGGCGCCCAGCCGGTGCTCGACACGATCCTGCGGCGCATCGGGCTGCCCCTGGTCGTGAAGCCCACGGAGGGCGGGTCCGCGCTCGGCGTCACCGTCGTGACGCGCGCCGAGGACCTCCCGCGGGCGATGGTGGAGTGCTTCTCGTACGGCGAGACCGCCCTGGTCGAGCGTGCGATCGACGGTGTGGAGCTCGCGGTCAGCGTGATCGAGGGTCCGGACGGACCGGAGGCGCTTCCCGCGGTGGAGATCGTGGCGGAGGGCGGGTACGACTACGCCGCCCGGTACGTGGCAGGCGAGACCGAGTTCTTCGCGCCGGCCCGGCTCACCGCGGAACAGGCGGACCTGGTGGCCGACGTCGCGGTGCGCGCTCACCGTGCGCTGCACCTGCGGCACCTGTCGCGCACCGACCTGATCCTCGACCGCGCCGGCACGCCGCACGTGCTCGAGGTCAATGTCGCGCCAGGCATGACGGAGATGTCGCTCCTACCGCAGGCCGTTGCCGCCAGCGGCCACGACCTGCCGACGCTGTACCGCGCGATCGTCGACCGGGCGCTGGTGGCGGCGCGGTAGGTCGGTGACAGCGCGCTGGTGGGCGGCGCGCTAGATCGGTGACGGCGCGCTGCCAGAAGGCTCCTCAGACACGCGCGGCTCCGGGCCGGCATCCCTCGTGGGGTGCCGGCCCGGAGCCGTTCGCCTGCGGTGTGCGTCCGCGTCAGTCGTCGGACGACGGCTTGAGCAGGCCGCGCTCCTCCGGCGCCATGACGTTGAGGATGCGGTTCAGGTCCTCGACCGAGGCGAACTCGACGGTCATGCGGCCCTTGTTCTTGCCGAGTGCGACCTTCACGCGGGTCTCGAACCGGTCGGAGAGCCGGACGGCCAGCTCGTCGATCGCCTCGCTCCGGGTGCCGGCCCGTGGCGCCTTGCGGGCCTTGGAGCCCGTGCCGTCGGACTCCGTGAGCATCACGATCTCCTCGGTCGCGCGGACCGAGAGTCCCTCCGACACGATGCGCTGCGCGAGGCGCTCGATCTCCGCGCCGTCGCTCAGGCCGAGAAGCGCACGCGCGTGCCCGGCGGAGAGCACTCCCGCGGCGACGCGGCGCTGCACCAGCGGAGGCAGACGCAGGAGCCGAAGGGTGTTCGAGATCTGGGGCCGGCTGCGCGCGATCCGGTTCGCCAGCTCCTCGTGCGTGCAGTCGAAGTCGTCGAGGAGCTGCCGGTAGGCGGCGGCCTCTTCGAGCGGGTTCAGGTTCGAGCGGTGCAGGTTCTCCAGCAGCGCGTCGCGGAGCATGTCGCCGTCGTCGGTCTCGCGGACGATCGCCGGGATGGTCTCCAGCTCGGCGGCCTGCGTCGCACGCCAGCGCCGCTCACCCATGATGAGCTCGTACTCGCCCGGGTGCTCCTTGTCCGGGCGGACGACGATCGGCTGGAGCACGCCGATCTCCTTGATCGACTCGACCAGCTCGTCGAGGTCTCCCTCGTCGAAGACCGTCCGCGGCTGCCAGGTGTTGGGCCGGATCGCGGTGACGGGAAGCTCCGCGAACCGCGCCCCCGGGACGGGGACCAGATCCGGTGTTTCACGTGAAACGGCTTCGGGTGCGCTCTCTTCCCTGCTGAAGAACGCATCGTCGAGCGCCGAGGCGCTGCTGCTGTCGCCGGCCTCGTTCGCGACCGACAGGCGGCCGCTCGCGATCGCGGAGTCCCACTTCACGGTGCTCGGTCGCGGCCCCGTGTTCTTGGGGGCCTTCTTCTCGGGCGCCTGCTCCGGCGCCGGCTCCTCGATCGTCTCGATCGTCGAGGTGGAGGCGATGCCTGCGGGCACCTCGTCGGTGGAAGCGGACGAGGTGGTGGAATCGGCGGTGGCGGTGGAGCCGGCCAGGGCGATCGCGGGGTTCGGGCGCTCCTCGACGACGGTCGCGACCGAGCCGGCCGACACGTTGTCCGCGCCGTCCAGCTCTCCCGCCGCGGAAGCCCGCTCGTCCAGCTCCGGACCCGTCGGGATCAGCGCGCCCAGGCCCCGCCCGAGCCCCCGTCGCTTCGCAGTCATCGTGTCTCCTCGTCGGTTCCGGTCCGACGCCGAGCGCGGACGGGCTTCATCTCGTACACGGGATGCAACGCACCTCGTTCGTCACTGCCGATCATCAGTCCTGCGCCCCGACCGTCTCCGCCTTCATGCGGCGCGGGCTCGACCCGCCCTGTCCGCGCTCGGCGAGCTCCCGGGAGGACTGAAGATACGCGAGTGCGCCCGTGGATGTCGGGTCGTAGGTCATCACCGTCTGGCCGTAGCTCGGCGCCTCGGAGATGCGGACCGAACGCGGGATCGTCGTCTTGAACGTCTCTGCCGGGAAGTGCGACCGCACCTCCCCTGCGACCTGCTGGGCCAGGTTGGTCCTGCCGTCGTACATCGTCAGCAGGATCGACGAGACCCGGAGCTCCGGGTTGAGGTGAGACCGAATGAGGTCGATCGTCTTGAGCAGCTGGCTCAGCCCCTCGAGCGCGTAGTACTCGCACTGGACGGGGATGAAGACCTCACGGCCGGCGACGAACGCGTTCACGGTCAGGAGACCAAGGCTGGGCGGGCAGTCGATGAGCACGTAGTCGATGCGCTCCTCCCCTGCGGCGACGCGGTCGTCCAGGTACTTGTCGAGTGCCTTGCGGAGTCGCGTTTCACGTGAAACAAGCGAGATCAGCTCGATCTCCGAGCCCGACAGGTCGATCGTCGCGGGCACGCCCCAGAGGTTGGGGACGTCTGGGCACTGCTGCACGGTGTTCGCCAGAGGCTCGCCCTCGACCAGGATCTCGTAGACCGAGGGCGTCCCCGCGCGGTGCTCGATGCCGAGCGCCGTCGAGGCGTTGCCCTGGGGGTCGTTGTCGATCACGAGGACATTCAGGCCGGACTGCGCGAGGCCTGCGGCGATGTTGACCGTGGTCGTCGTCTTGCCGACGCCGCCCTTCTGGTTCGCCACCGTGATGATGCGAGTCTTCGGCGGGCGAGGGAACTTCCGCCCTTGAAGCTCGATGCGTCGGCGAGCGTCCATCGCAAGCTCGGCGGCGACAGGAGTCGTCTCGTCAACGGCCGGGACGGTTGCGATGAGGGCCGAACGCCGCTCGTCATCGCCACCGTGCGGGCCGCCCGTGGGCTGCTGAGTGCCATTGGGCGTCTGCGCGGACCCGGGCGTTTCACGTGAAACACCGGGAGCGGAGAGGCCCTGCACAGGAATCGGATCCGTCACGCGGACACTGTAATCGCTGGCCCCGTCTTCTGGCTTGGGCCCCGACGAGGTTTCTCTGTCGAAATGTGTGAATTCGGCGTCGACGACCTCGCCCAGCTCGTCGTCGAACGTCATCGTGGCGGAACCGATCACGGCGGGCGCGGCATTCACCGCCGCGTCCAGCGCCTCGGTCGCTCGCCGGATCGCATCCGCCGGGACCGGGCGGCGCGACGGCAGCTCCTCCATGAGGTCCGGATCCTCGGCGACCAGATCAGGCGCCGACTCCACATCCGCTTCTGGTGCAGGGCTCGGGGCGGCCTGCTCCGTCTGCGGTTCCACAACCTCGGTCATCGCTTCGTTCCCCAGAGCCTCTGCCACCTCGGTGGCGTCTTCGTCGTCGGCCGGCGCCGACTTCGTCACGGATTCGATCAGCTGGCTGAGCACCGCGGCGCTCCTGCCTTCGGGATCGGGGCGGTCCTGACCCCAGACCTCGTCACGCGGCGCATCGCTCACGACCTCGGCCGCCGGCGGAGCCATGTCCACGGTCGACGGAACCTCGTCGTCCACCGTGGTTGTGTCAGGACCTGCCTCGGGTGCGCTCCCGGGATGCGTGTCCACGACGTTCTCCGACGGAGTCGCTGTCGGAACGCTCTCTGCCGGCATCTTGCTCGTGTCGAGCTCCTCCCCCGGTTCCCCCGGAGTGCTCCCGGAGACAGCGCTTCCGGAGACGGCGTTCGCCGTGGCAATGGCATCGCCGGTCGGAGCGGCAGACGGAGCCTCCGCGGCGGCTTCTTCGCTCACCTCGACGGCGCGGGCCGAACCGGTCTCCCCTGGGGAAGTCTCTGCCGCGTCGGGT
This window harbors:
- a CDS encoding D-alanine--D-alanine ligase family protein translates to MTSPSPVPTAPASSGPPVGSPSTPVVPDAGPDAAPGAVRSSPLVVVLAGGLSHERDVSLRSGRRVAEALRSTGLEVLLHDVDADLLSFLRTTRPDVVWPLLHGASGEDGSVRDVLDMAGLPYVGTGPRASRLVWNKPISKSALLDAGLATPDYVTLPQSLFRDLGAQPVLDTILRRIGLPLVVKPTEGGSALGVTVVTRAEDLPRAMVECFSYGETALVERAIDGVELAVSVIEGPDGPEALPAVEIVAEGGYDYAARYVAGETEFFAPARLTAEQADLVADVAVRAHRALHLRHLSRTDLILDRAGTPHVLEVNVAPGMTEMSLLPQAVAASGHDLPTLYRAIVDRALVAAR
- a CDS encoding AAA family ATPase, producing MEPSSGGASGDASVVSDGRAVLDGRPVSDGRATQLDQPADVDQSAQVGQPNETDQAAETSETAADDQAAEPEAAAEVPDEAPTAQEDGTTSASASEHQVPDAAETSPGETGSARAVEVSEEAAAEAPSAAPTGDAIATANAVSGSAVSGSTPGEPGEELDTSKMPAESVPTATPSENVVDTHPGSAPEAGPDTTTVDDEVPSTVDMAPPAAEVVSDAPRDEVWGQDRPDPEGRSAAVLSQLIESVTKSAPADDEDATEVAEALGNEAMTEVVEPQTEQAAPSPAPEADVESAPDLVAEDPDLMEELPSRRPVPADAIRRATEALDAAVNAAPAVIGSATMTFDDELGEVVDAEFTHFDRETSSGPKPEDGASDYSVRVTDPIPVQGLSAPGVSRETPGSAQTPNGTQQPTGGPHGGDDERRSALIATVPAVDETTPVAAELAMDARRRIELQGRKFPRPPKTRIITVANQKGGVGKTTTTVNIAAGLAQSGLNVLVIDNDPQGNASTALGIEHRAGTPSVYEILVEGEPLANTVQQCPDVPNLWGVPATIDLSGSEIELISLVSRETRLRKALDKYLDDRVAAGEERIDYVLIDCPPSLGLLTVNAFVAGREVFIPVQCEYYALEGLSQLLKTIDLIRSHLNPELRVSSILLTMYDGRTNLAQQVAGEVRSHFPAETFKTTIPRSVRISEAPSYGQTVMTYDPTSTGALAYLQSSRELAERGQGGSSPRRMKAETVGAQD
- a CDS encoding ParB/RepB/Spo0J family partition protein; translated protein: MTAKRRGLGRGLGALIPTGPELDERASAAGELDGADNVSAGSVATVVEERPNPAIALAGSTATADSTTSSASTDEVPAGIASTSTIETIEEPAPEQAPEKKAPKNTGPRPSTVKWDSAIASGRLSVANEAGDSSSASALDDAFFSREESAPEAVSRETPDLVPVPGARFAELPVTAIRPNTWQPRTVFDEGDLDELVESIKEIGVLQPIVVRPDKEHPGEYELIMGERRWRATQAAELETIPAIVRETDDGDMLRDALLENLHRSNLNPLEEAAAYRQLLDDFDCTHEELANRIARSRPQISNTLRLLRLPPLVQRRVAAGVLSAGHARALLGLSDGAEIERLAQRIVSEGLSVRATEEIVMLTESDGTGSKARKAPRAGTRSEAIDELAVRLSDRFETRVKVALGKNKGRMTVEFASVEDLNRILNVMAPEERGLLKPSSDD